The following coding sequences are from one Hippopotamus amphibius kiboko isolate mHipAmp2 chromosome 9, mHipAmp2.hap2, whole genome shotgun sequence window:
- the P2RY6 gene encoding P2Y purinoceptor 6 — MESRLRSLSGCRKPGRTAMEWDNGTGQALGLPRNTCIYQENYKRLLLPPVYSVVLVAGLPLNACVIAQICTSRRTLTRTAVYTLNLALADLLYACSLPLLIYNYARGDHWPFGDFTCRLVRFLFYANLHGSILFLTCISFQRYLGICHPLAPWHKRGGRRAAWLVCGAVWLAVMTQCLPTAFFAATGILRNRTVCYDLSPPSLATHYMPYGMALTVIGFLLPFIALLACYCCLARRLCRQDGPAGPVAQERRGKAARMAVVVAAAFAISFLPFHITKTTYLAVRSTPGISCPVMEAFAAAYKVTRPFASANSVLDPILFFFTQKKFRRRPHEMLQKLTAKWQRQGR; from the exons ATGGAGTCCAGGCTGAGGAG CCTCTCCGGATGTAGGAAGCCTGGTCGAACAGCCATGGAATGGGACAATGGCacaggccaggccctgggcttgCCGCGCAACACCTGCATCTACCAAGAGAACTATAAGCGACTACTGCTGCCACCTGTGTACTCGGTGGTGCTGGTAGCTGGCCTGCCACTGAACGCCTGTGTCATTGCCCAGATTTGCACATCCCGCCGGACCCTGACCCGCACGGCCGTGTACACCCTGAACCTGGCCCTAGCAGACCTACTGTACgcctgctccctgcccctgctCATCTACAACTATGCCCGAGGTGACCACTGGCCCTTCGGAGACTTCACCTGCCGCCTGGTCCGCTTCCTCTTCTATGCCAACCTACATGGCAGCATCCTCTTTCTTACCTGCATCAGCTTCCAGCGTTACCTAGGAATCTGCCACCCCCTGGCCCCCTGGCACAAGCGTGGGGGCCGCCGGGCTGCCTGGCTAGTGTGTGGGGCTGTATGGCTGGCTGTGATGACCCAGTGCCTGCCCACAGCCTTCTTTGCTGCCACAGGCATCCTGCGTAACCGCACGGTCTGCTATGACCTGAGCCCGCCCTCCCTGGCCACCCACTACATGCCCTATGGCATGGCCCTCACAGTCATTGGCTTCCTGCTGCCCTTTATTGCCCTGCTGGCCTGCTACTGCTGCCTGGCCCGTCGTCTGTGCCGCCAGGACGGCCCAGCAGGGCCTGTGGCCCAGGAGCGGCGTGGCAAGGCAGCCCGCATGGCCGTGGTGGTGGCAGCTGCCTTTGCCATCAGCTTCCTGCCTTTCCACATCACCAAGACAACCTACCTGGCAGTGCGCTCTACGCCTGGCATCTCCTGCCCTGTGATGGAGGCCTTTGCAGCTGCCTACAAGGTCACGCGGCCCTTCGCCAGTGCCAACAGTGTCCTGGACCCCATCCTCTTCTTCTTTACCCAGAAGAAGTTCCGCCGGCGGCCACATGAGATGCTACAGAAACTTACAGCCAAGTGGCAGCGACAGGGTCGCTGA